A genomic window from Micromonospora violae includes:
- a CDS encoding sensor histidine kinase yields MALPVVGTGAPRRGRFGRTLTARAVLVTCTVALVSVLVTAIVAVPLAIRGAERSEQRALAAQARLAAEVLRTRLDRGRTTDEERLIQQLRDQGIDAYLIRSGAVDRPGLPPRVVQRVGQGRNVSARRSVNGARALVEGRALPGGNGVVLSRPLATGLGARVLLSLWLPLLAGLTAGVVAGLLLARRLARPIRVAATAAARLRAGDRAVRVPVEPPDEVADLAEALNGLAAALATSEGRQREFLLSVSHELRTPLTAIRGYAEALADGVLGADDTVDTGRTVLAEAQHLDRLIGDLLALARLEAVDFPLEPVPVDLTQLALDAEPTWSGRCAAVGVPLRVETPGRPVPAYTDPGRIRQVLDGLLENALRVVPPGSPVVLAVRPVGADPAHGGVVEVRDGGPGFTDDDLAVAFERGALHERYRGVRKVGSGLGLALAAGLVRRLGGEIAAGHAPEGGAAFTVRLPGDPYLTRTSA; encoded by the coding sequence ATGGCCCTGCCGGTGGTCGGCACCGGCGCACCCCGACGAGGCCGATTCGGTCGTACGCTCACCGCCCGCGCGGTGCTCGTCACCTGCACGGTGGCGCTGGTGTCGGTGCTGGTCACCGCCATCGTCGCGGTGCCGTTGGCAATCCGTGGCGCGGAGCGTAGCGAGCAGCGGGCCCTCGCCGCCCAGGCCCGGCTCGCGGCCGAGGTGCTGCGGACCCGCCTCGACCGGGGCCGCACCACCGACGAGGAGCGGCTCATCCAACAACTGCGTGACCAGGGCATCGACGCGTACCTGATCCGGAGCGGTGCGGTCGATCGGCCGGGTCTGCCACCCCGGGTGGTGCAGCGGGTCGGGCAGGGCCGCAACGTGTCGGCCCGCCGCTCGGTCAACGGCGCGCGCGCCCTGGTCGAGGGTCGGGCGCTGCCCGGCGGCAACGGGGTGGTGCTCTCCCGCCCCCTGGCCACCGGGCTGGGGGCCCGGGTGCTGCTCAGTCTCTGGTTGCCGCTGCTGGCCGGTTTGACCGCCGGTGTGGTGGCCGGGCTGCTGCTGGCCCGCCGGCTGGCCCGGCCGATCCGGGTAGCGGCCACCGCCGCCGCCCGACTGCGCGCGGGTGATCGGGCCGTCCGGGTGCCGGTCGAGCCGCCCGATGAGGTCGCCGACCTGGCCGAGGCGTTGAACGGGCTGGCCGCCGCGCTGGCCACCAGTGAGGGCCGACAGCGGGAGTTCCTGCTCTCCGTCTCGCACGAGCTGCGCACCCCGTTGACCGCGATCCGGGGGTACGCCGAAGCGCTCGCCGACGGGGTGCTCGGTGCCGACGACACGGTGGACACCGGTCGGACGGTGCTGGCCGAGGCCCAACACCTGGACCGGCTGATCGGTGACCTGCTGGCACTGGCCCGGCTGGAGGCCGTCGACTTCCCCCTCGAACCGGTGCCGGTGGACCTGACCCAACTGGCCCTGGACGCGGAGCCGACCTGGTCCGGCCGGTGCGCCGCGGTGGGTGTGCCATTGCGGGTGGAGACGCCCGGTCGGCCGGTGCCCGCGTACACCGATCCGGGGCGGATCCGGCAGGTGCTGGACGGGCTGCTGGAGAACGCGCTGCGGGTCGTACCCCCGGGGTCGCCGGTGGTGCTCGCGGTCCGCCCGGTCGGCGCGGACCCGGCGCACGGCGGCGTGGTCGAGGTCCGCGACGGCGGGCCCGGCTTCACCGACGACGACCTGGCGGTGGCGTTCGAGCGCGGTGCGCTGCACGAGCGTTACCGGGGGGTGCGCAAGGTGGGCAGCGGCCTGGGGTTGGCGCTGGCCGCCGGCCTGGTCCGTCGCCTGGGCGGGGAGATCGCCGCAGGACACGCGCCGGAGGGTGGTGCCGCCTTCACGGTCCGGCTGCCCGGTGATCCTTACCTGACCCGAACATCGGCTTGA
- a CDS encoding response regulator transcription factor, with product MTVEPPHRGLVLVVEDEPAIADLVRLYLTRDGFGVHLERDGEGGLRAARRLRPVACVLDIALPGLPGTEICRRLREAGDWTPVIFLTARDDEVDRIVGLELGADDYVTKPFSPRELVARVRAVLRRSAGGPEGADRPRVVGPVTLDPARRTVTAAGAPVHLTSTEFDLLAHLMARPGRVFTREELLAGVWGYAAHAGTRTVDVHVAQVRAKLGPASVIRTHRGVGYAVDA from the coding sequence GTGACCGTCGAACCGCCGCATCGCGGGCTCGTCCTCGTCGTGGAGGACGAGCCGGCCATCGCCGACCTGGTCCGGCTCTACCTCACCCGGGACGGGTTCGGCGTCCACCTGGAACGTGACGGCGAGGGCGGTCTGCGCGCGGCCCGCCGGTTGCGCCCGGTGGCCTGCGTCCTGGACATCGCGCTGCCGGGTCTGCCCGGCACCGAGATCTGCCGGCGGCTGCGCGAGGCCGGCGACTGGACCCCGGTCATCTTCCTCACCGCCCGGGACGACGAGGTGGACCGGATCGTCGGCCTGGAGTTGGGCGCCGACGACTACGTCACCAAGCCGTTCAGCCCACGGGAGCTGGTCGCCCGGGTGCGCGCGGTGCTGCGCCGATCCGCCGGCGGTCCGGAGGGCGCGGACCGGCCACGTGTCGTCGGCCCGGTGACGCTCGACCCGGCCCGCCGCACGGTCACCGCCGCCGGCGCCCCGGTGCACCTCACCTCCACCGAATTCGACCTGCTGGCCCACCTGATGGCCCGGCCCGGCCGGGTCTTCACCCGGGAGGAGCTGCTGGCCGGGGTCTGGGGTTACGCGGCGCACGCCGGCACCCGGACGGTGGACGTGCACGTCGCCCAGGTACGCGCCAAGCTCGGCCCAGCGAGCGTGATCCGCACCCATCGCGGCGTGGGGTACGCGGTCGATGCCTGA
- a CDS encoding phosphotransferase, whose translation MTTIADEQAPDWSSEQWQMRARSWVDAQLSRAGRRVTGLVEPRLRPWSLVWRVPTDDGPVWFKANNPGTVHEAVLIAALAEVTPDRVLTPIAVDPARGWSLLPDGGESLRDVLGRDPDLAHWERALPGYAALQLASASRAAELVARGVPDHRPEVLADLFAELLDDREALLIGAEGGLSPEMHERLRAEVPSYAQRCRRLADIGIPATVQHDDLHDGNVFAGAGGYRYFDWGDASVAHPFGTLLVTLRSIRYASKGAADDAQLARLRDAYLEAWTDRYDRRTLVEAADLAISLGPVSRSLSWRRALDTAEASRAEYADAVPGWLEELYAASPLQPDA comes from the coding sequence GTGACGACGATCGCCGACGAGCAGGCCCCCGACTGGTCCAGTGAGCAGTGGCAGATGCGGGCCCGATCCTGGGTCGACGCGCAGCTGAGCCGGGCCGGCCGACGGGTGACCGGGTTGGTGGAGCCTCGACTGCGGCCCTGGTCGCTGGTCTGGCGGGTGCCCACCGACGACGGGCCGGTCTGGTTCAAGGCCAACAACCCGGGCACCGTGCACGAGGCGGTCCTGATCGCGGCGCTCGCCGAGGTGACGCCCGACCGGGTGTTGACACCGATCGCGGTGGACCCGGCGCGGGGCTGGTCCCTGCTGCCCGACGGTGGCGAGTCGTTGCGCGACGTGCTGGGGCGTGACCCCGACCTGGCGCACTGGGAGCGGGCGCTGCCCGGGTACGCGGCGCTGCAACTGGCGAGCGCGTCGCGCGCCGCCGAGCTGGTCGCCCGGGGCGTGCCGGATCACCGTCCGGAGGTGCTGGCCGACCTCTTCGCCGAGCTTCTCGACGATCGTGAGGCTCTGCTGATCGGTGCCGAGGGCGGGCTCAGCCCGGAGATGCACGAGCGGCTGCGGGCCGAGGTGCCGTCGTACGCGCAGCGGTGCCGCCGGCTCGCCGACATCGGCATCCCGGCCACTGTGCAACACGACGATCTGCACGACGGCAACGTCTTCGCCGGTGCGGGCGGCTACCGCTACTTCGACTGGGGTGACGCTTCGGTGGCGCACCCGTTCGGCACGCTGCTGGTGACCCTGCGTTCCATCCGGTACGCCAGCAAGGGCGCCGCCGACGACGCCCAGTTGGCCCGGTTGCGCGACGCGTACCTGGAGGCGTGGACCGACCGGTACGACCGCCGGACCCTCGTGGAGGCCGCCGACCTCGCGATCAGCCTGGGGCCGGTGAGCCGTTCGCTCTCCTGGCGTCGGGCACTGGACACCGCCGAGGCGTCCCGCGCCGAGTACGCCGACGCGGTGCCCGGCTGGCTGGAGGAGCTGTACGCCGCCAGTCCACTTCAGCCCGACGCCTGA
- a CDS encoding thiolase family protein encodes MSDAVIVGAVRTPVGRRKGSLASVHPVDLSAHVLRALAERTGFDPAQVDDVFWGCVSQVGEQSWNIARNGVLAAGWPETVPGTTLDRQCGSSQQALHFAAATVLSGQADLVVAGGVESMTRVPMGSSVADGMPFSDQLRARYRGVEGFADDAPLPFNQGVGAELIAERWRLSRTQLDEFALASHEKAAAAQDAGAFDPELTPVPLGDGGKFAADEGIRRETSLEKLGELATPFRADGVVTAGSASQISDGAAALAVTTSDWASRHGLRPLARIHTAVVAADDPVTMLTAPIPATAKALRRAGLGIEEIGVYEVNEAFAPVPLAWLAETEADPERLNPRGGAIALGHPLGGSGARIMTTMLQHMRDNGIRYGLQTMCEGGGMANATIVELV; translated from the coding sequence ATGAGTGACGCGGTCATTGTCGGCGCGGTACGTACCCCGGTCGGGCGGCGCAAGGGCAGCCTCGCCAGCGTCCACCCGGTCGACCTCTCGGCGCACGTGCTGCGCGCCCTCGCCGAGCGCACCGGGTTCGACCCGGCTCAGGTCGACGACGTCTTCTGGGGTTGCGTGTCCCAGGTCGGCGAGCAGTCGTGGAACATCGCGCGCAACGGCGTACTCGCCGCCGGCTGGCCCGAGACGGTCCCCGGCACCACCCTGGACCGGCAGTGCGGCTCCAGTCAGCAGGCCCTGCACTTCGCCGCCGCGACGGTGCTCTCCGGCCAGGCCGACCTGGTGGTCGCCGGCGGCGTCGAGTCGATGACCCGGGTGCCGATGGGCTCCAGTGTGGCCGACGGCATGCCGTTCAGTGACCAGCTGCGCGCCCGCTACCGGGGTGTCGAGGGCTTCGCCGACGACGCGCCGCTGCCGTTCAACCAGGGGGTCGGGGCCGAGCTGATCGCCGAGCGGTGGCGGCTCTCGCGTACCCAGTTGGACGAGTTCGCGTTGGCCAGCCACGAGAAGGCGGCAGCCGCGCAGGACGCCGGGGCGTTCGATCCGGAGCTGACCCCGGTGCCACTCGGCGACGGTGGCAAGTTCGCCGCCGACGAGGGCATCCGCCGGGAAACCTCACTGGAGAAGCTCGGTGAGCTGGCCACCCCGTTCCGTGCCGACGGTGTGGTGACCGCCGGGTCCGCGTCCCAGATCTCCGACGGTGCCGCGGCCCTCGCGGTGACCACCTCCGACTGGGCCAGTCGGCACGGCCTGCGCCCGCTGGCCCGGATCCACACCGCCGTGGTCGCCGCCGACGACCCGGTCACCATGCTCACCGCGCCCATTCCGGCCACCGCGAAGGCGCTGCGCCGCGCGGGGCTGGGCATCGAGGAGATCGGGGTGTACGAGGTGAACGAGGCGTTCGCCCCGGTGCCGCTGGCCTGGTTGGCGGAGACCGAGGCGGACCCGGAGCGGCTCAACCCGCGCGGCGGTGCGATCGCCCTCGGTCACCCGCTCGGTGGCTCCGGTGCCCGGATCATGACCACCATGCTCCAGCACATGCGGGACAACGGCATCCGCTACGGCCTCCAGACCATGTGCGAGGGCGGCGGCATGGCCAACGCCACCATCGTCGAGCTGGTCTGA
- a CDS encoding PH domain-containing protein translates to MDETSGSLQWRVPAGLPAAKLAGAVLLVALGLLFADGDPVRVAVAVLAAVALAGWAVRDLVAPVRLAVDPAGLTVIQGFAGRRLLPWSAVETIAVDRRPRLGLTSETLEIDAGSSLHLFGRYDLGATPEEVAAALRAARPVS, encoded by the coding sequence GTGGATGAGACCAGCGGGTCCTTACAGTGGCGGGTGCCGGCGGGGCTGCCGGCGGCGAAGCTGGCCGGTGCCGTCCTGCTCGTCGCGCTCGGGCTGCTCTTCGCCGACGGCGACCCGGTCCGCGTGGCGGTGGCCGTCCTGGCCGCCGTCGCCCTGGCCGGCTGGGCGGTACGTGACCTGGTCGCGCCCGTCCGCCTGGCGGTGGACCCGGCCGGGCTCACCGTCATCCAGGGCTTCGCGGGCCGGCGCCTGCTGCCCTGGTCGGCGGTCGAGACGATCGCCGTCGACCGGCGGCCCCGGCTGGGGTTGACCAGCGAGACCCTGGAGATCGACGCGGGCAGCTCGCTGCACCTGTTCGGCCGGTACGACCTGGGGGCCACCCCGGAAGAAGTGGCCGCCGCGCTGCGGGCCGCCCGCCCGGTCAGCTGA
- a CDS encoding rhomboid family intramembrane serine protease, giving the protein MSESPPTTPVCYRHPGRETYVRCTRCDRPICPDCMREASVGHQCPECVNEGRRSVRPARTAFGGGTAGRHGYVTKGIIALNVLLMVLSIASDRGGDAAVGGSGFGGLMGGSTPLTNWGSVLGLAVFPDGTLGGIADGEWYRLVTAMFLHYGVIHLLLNMWALWVLGRSLEANLGPLRFGALYLIAGLGGNVAAYLFSAQNSATAGASTAVFGLFAALIIIGRKMGRDVSQVLPILVINLVFTLTVPGISIPGHLGGLAFGALMALVLAYAPRGRRTLVQVAGGAIILVVLLALVLFRTAQLLS; this is encoded by the coding sequence GTGAGTGAGTCTCCGCCGACCACCCCGGTCTGTTACCGGCACCCCGGCCGGGAGACCTACGTTCGATGCACCCGTTGCGACCGGCCGATCTGCCCGGACTGCATGCGGGAGGCGTCGGTCGGGCACCAGTGCCCGGAGTGCGTCAACGAGGGACGTCGCAGTGTCCGGCCGGCCCGTACCGCCTTCGGTGGCGGCACGGCTGGCCGGCACGGCTATGTCACCAAGGGGATCATCGCGCTGAACGTGCTGCTCATGGTGCTGTCCATCGCCTCGGACCGGGGTGGGGACGCGGCGGTGGGCGGTTCCGGCTTCGGCGGGCTGATGGGTGGCAGCACCCCGCTGACCAACTGGGGTTCGGTGCTCGGGCTGGCGGTCTTCCCGGACGGCACGCTCGGTGGCATCGCCGACGGTGAGTGGTACCGGCTGGTCACCGCGATGTTCCTGCACTACGGCGTGATCCACCTGCTGCTGAACATGTGGGCGCTGTGGGTGCTCGGCCGGTCGTTGGAGGCCAACCTCGGGCCGCTGCGTTTCGGCGCGTTGTACCTGATCGCGGGCTTGGGCGGCAACGTCGCCGCCTATCTGTTCAGCGCGCAGAACTCGGCCACGGCCGGCGCGTCGACGGCGGTCTTCGGCCTCTTCGCCGCGCTGATCATCATCGGACGCAAGATGGGCCGGGACGTCTCCCAGGTGCTCCCGATCCTGGTGATCAACCTGGTGTTCACGCTGACCGTTCCGGGCATCTCGATCCCCGGGCACCTGGGCGGCCTGGCGTTCGGCGCGCTGATGGCGTTGGTGCTGGCGTACGCGCCGCGTGGTCGGCGCACGCTGGTGCAGGTCGCCGGCGGGGCGATCATCCTGGTGGTGCTGCTCGCGCTGGTGCTCTTCCGGACCGCCCAGCTACTCAGCTGA
- a CDS encoding peptidylprolyl isomerase has product MAEAVYATLHTNAGPIRLELFPNHAPKTVRNFVDLAEGNREYTDPRTGQPGSGPYYDGTISHRVISGFMVQMGDPTGTGRGGPGYKFADEFHPELRFDRPYLLAMANAGPGTNGSQFFITVSPTPHLNNRHTIFGQVADEQSVKVVDSIANTPTGPSDRPLQDVVIERVEIERSAS; this is encoded by the coding sequence GTGGCCGAGGCTGTCTACGCCACCCTGCACACCAACGCTGGCCCGATCCGGCTGGAGCTCTTCCCCAACCACGCGCCGAAGACCGTCCGTAACTTCGTCGACCTGGCCGAGGGCAACCGTGAGTACACCGACCCGCGCACCGGTCAGCCGGGCAGTGGTCCGTACTACGACGGCACCATCTCGCACCGGGTGATCAGCGGTTTCATGGTCCAGATGGGCGACCCGACCGGCACCGGTCGCGGCGGCCCGGGCTACAAGTTCGCCGACGAGTTCCACCCGGAGCTGCGGTTCGACCGTCCCTACCTGCTCGCGATGGCGAACGCCGGGCCGGGCACGAACGGTTCGCAGTTCTTCATCACCGTGTCCCCGACGCCGCACCTCAACAACCGGCACACCATCTTCGGCCAGGTCGCCGACGAGCAGTCGGTGAAGGTCGTGGATTCGATCGCGAACACCCCGACCGGCCCGAGCGACCGTCCGCTCCAGGACGTCGTCATCGAGCGGGTCGAGATCGAGCGGTCTGCTTCCTGA
- the corA gene encoding magnesium/cobalt transporter CorA — protein sequence MTDRTERDRTAPSTTGRGLRPRAWPSPVRAMTRILNADGSPPASAPTGTGRSAVVDCALYVDGKRQAGDWTYAEALAAARREEHGFVWIGLHQPELAEMTAIAETYGLHELAVEDAVKAEQRPKLERFGDVVFLVLRTARYCEHTELTENSEVVETGQVMLFIGPNFVISVRHGDACRLAPIRADLETKQELLLHGPWAVAYGVTDRVVDLYLEVAEQIEDDLDVLEAEVFDRHSHGRIQRIYQMKRELVEFKRAVVPLQRPLMTLTSQVNRDVPQEIRRYFRDVQDHLSRTVEQVNSYDDLLNSILQARLAQVTVDQNNDMRKIAAWAAIAAVWTSIAGVEGMNFDNMPELKMTYGYPVALALMLGISLALYRWFRRNGWL from the coding sequence ATGACGGATCGGACAGAGCGGGACCGGACGGCACCGTCGACCACCGGTCGGGGCCTGCGACCTCGGGCGTGGCCCTCCCCGGTCCGGGCGATGACCCGGATCCTCAACGCCGACGGCTCGCCGCCCGCCTCGGCTCCGACCGGCACCGGCCGCAGCGCGGTGGTCGACTGCGCGCTCTACGTCGACGGCAAGCGGCAGGCCGGCGACTGGACGTACGCGGAAGCACTCGCCGCAGCCCGCCGCGAGGAGCACGGCTTCGTCTGGATCGGCCTGCACCAGCCGGAGCTGGCCGAGATGACCGCCATCGCGGAGACCTACGGCCTGCACGAGCTGGCGGTCGAGGACGCGGTCAAGGCAGAGCAGCGCCCCAAGCTGGAGCGGTTCGGTGACGTCGTCTTCCTGGTGCTGCGTACCGCCCGTTACTGCGAGCACACCGAGCTGACCGAGAACTCCGAGGTCGTGGAGACCGGGCAGGTGATGCTCTTCATCGGCCCGAACTTCGTGATCAGCGTCCGGCACGGGGACGCCTGCCGGCTCGCCCCGATCCGCGCCGACCTGGAGACCAAGCAGGAGCTGCTGCTGCACGGCCCGTGGGCGGTGGCGTACGGCGTGACCGACCGGGTGGTCGATCTCTACCTGGAGGTGGCCGAGCAGATCGAGGACGACCTGGACGTGTTGGAGGCGGAGGTCTTCGACCGGCACAGCCACGGGCGGATCCAGCGGATCTATCAGATGAAGCGGGAGTTGGTGGAGTTCAAGCGGGCGGTGGTGCCGTTGCAACGGCCGCTGATGACGCTGACCTCCCAGGTCAACCGGGACGTCCCCCAGGAGATCCGCCGGTACTTCCGGGACGTGCAGGACCACCTGAGCCGCACCGTGGAGCAGGTGAACTCCTACGACGACCTGCTGAACTCGATCCTCCAGGCCCGACTGGCGCAGGTCACCGTCGACCAGAACAACGACATGCGCAAGATCGCCGCCTGGGCGGCCATCGCTGCGGTCTGGACCTCCATCGCCGGCGTCGAGGGCATGAACTTCGACAACATGCCCGAGCTGAAGATGACGTACGGCTATCCGGTGGCGCTGGCCCTCATGCTCGGCATCTCGCTGGCCCTCTACCGCTGGTTCCGCCGCAACGGTTGGCTCTGA